A window of the Haloquadratum walsbyi C23 genome harbors these coding sequences:
- a CDS encoding thioredoxin family protein — MTAETNDAHMIDDDRDRDRDRDHVDTNTDTTGAGGQAEPEAALNKLIQCDIVIENDDGTLATTTEYEDIRRIYHDTYMDAPRERIITTMADVFDIEESNAVTQLEEDIVSRADVISYLAIDSYIDATLDPAMHAMMVEIVNRVDPESPVPDEVIELTDESYSSFVTEHSEVLMTVWKRRCDPCRAVKSDLDSMLESIPSNVAIAGIDGENAPSFRRETEITAAPAFIRYQKGNQCGVKTGRQSPDAVADMFDDLS, encoded by the coding sequence ATGACCGCAGAGACAAACGATGCTCACATGATAGATGATGATCGTGATCGTGATCGTGATCGTGATCATGTCGACACAAACACGGACACAACAGGAGCTGGTGGACAAGCAGAGCCTGAAGCGGCGCTGAATAAGCTCATTCAATGTGACATCGTCATCGAAAACGATGATGGAACACTCGCGACGACGACTGAATATGAGGATATTCGCCGAATATATCATGACACATATATGGATGCCCCGCGTGAGCGGATTATCACAACAATGGCGGATGTTTTTGATATTGAGGAGTCGAATGCAGTCACCCAACTTGAGGAGGATATCGTATCACGAGCAGATGTTATCAGCTATCTTGCAATCGACTCGTATATCGATGCAACGCTTGACCCAGCAATGCATGCAATGATGGTTGAGATCGTGAATAGAGTCGATCCTGAATCTCCTGTTCCAGACGAGGTTATCGAGCTCACAGATGAGTCATATAGCTCATTTGTTACAGAACACTCAGAAGTATTAATGACTGTCTGGAAGCGACGTTGCGACCCATGTCGGGCGGTTAAATCCGATCTTGATTCGATGCTTGAGAGTATTCCATCGAACGTCGCTATTGCTGGAATTGATGGTGAAAACGCACCGTCATTCCGCCGTGAAACTGAGATAACAGCTGCACCAGCGTTTATTCGATATCAAAAGGGAAACCAGTGTGGTGTCAAGACCGGTCGACAGTCGCCTGATGCGGTCGCTGATATGTTCGACGACCTATCATAG
- a CDS encoding ABC transporter ATP-binding protein: MSTLEDDETTGESSTTTHGGENSRELLRLNGVDGYYDESHILRDLSMKVKEGEICALLGRNGAGKTTTLRSIAGATPPTVRSGSISFDGNDVTGVTAEDVSIRGISLVPEERRIFPNLSVAENLHLAEVVNNTSNTWGRDVEAGGEGMTTNEVYDQFPRLDERRSQQAGTLSGGEQQMLAIARALKQNTDLMLLDEPYEGLAPQIIEDVEDAIERINETGTTILLVEQNAAAAINLADRAYVIDHGQIVFDGTAAELRSDEETRERYLGV, translated from the coding sequence ATGAGTACGCTTGAAGATGACGAGACGACCGGAGAGTCAAGCACCACTACCCATGGTGGTGAGAACAGTCGTGAACTTCTCAGATTAAATGGTGTTGATGGATACTATGATGAAAGCCATATTCTCCGGGATCTTTCGATGAAGGTAAAAGAGGGCGAAATCTGTGCTCTCCTTGGTCGGAATGGTGCTGGAAAGACGACCACACTTCGATCAATCGCTGGTGCAACACCGCCAACTGTTCGTTCCGGATCAATCAGTTTTGACGGGAATGACGTCACAGGAGTCACCGCCGAGGATGTCTCGATTCGTGGTATTTCACTTGTTCCTGAAGAACGACGTATCTTCCCAAATCTCTCAGTTGCAGAGAATCTACATTTGGCTGAGGTTGTGAATAATACATCGAATACGTGGGGTCGGGATGTCGAAGCTGGCGGTGAGGGAATGACAACTAATGAAGTCTATGACCAGTTCCCACGACTCGATGAACGGCGCAGTCAACAAGCAGGAACGCTCTCCGGTGGTGAACAGCAGATGCTTGCTATTGCACGGGCATTGAAACAAAACACTGATTTGATGCTGTTAGACGAGCCATATGAGGGACTTGCACCGCAGATCATCGAAGACGTTGAGGATGCAATTGAGCGGATTAATGAGACTGGAACGACGATTCTATTGGTTGAACAAAATGCAGCTGCAGCAATCAATCTCGCTGATCGCGCATATGTGATTGACCATGGGCAGATAGTATTCGATGGAACTGCAGCAGAACTTCGATCGGATGAGGAAACACGTGAGCGCTATCTTGGAGTATAG
- a CDS encoding ABC transporter ATP-binding protein, whose protein sequence is MSTDTDSNTDIESTDVSNTRTSTTASDDVLLETRGLTKEFGGLVATDDVNIRVERGEQVSLIGPNGAGKSTLINLITRRLEPTDGDIQFKNSSIVGLDPHEVVQRGVSKSFQTASIFPDLSVRENAEIAGLAAENGAFDFKLLTHRDSLTDVHQRARDTLEAVGLLDSADETAADLPYGDKRRLEIGIALAAEPDLLLMDEPTAGMSPEETNATVELIEEVKQALDLTFVLVEHDMEIVFNISDRIIVLNRGRVIAEGAPEDIRGNPDVQEAYLGGADL, encoded by the coding sequence ATGAGCACAGATACTGACTCAAACACAGACATTGAATCCACAGACGTATCGAACACACGCACATCAACAACCGCAAGCGACGATGTATTGCTTGAAACAAGAGGTCTTACCAAGGAGTTTGGTGGACTCGTCGCTACCGATGACGTCAATATCCGTGTTGAACGTGGCGAACAGGTTTCACTCATTGGACCAAACGGCGCTGGAAAATCAACATTAATTAATCTCATCACTCGGCGTCTTGAGCCGACAGACGGTGATATTCAGTTTAAGAATAGCTCGATCGTTGGTCTTGATCCACATGAAGTTGTTCAGCGTGGTGTTTCAAAATCGTTTCAGACAGCATCAATCTTTCCGGATTTAAGCGTTCGTGAGAACGCTGAGATTGCCGGGCTTGCTGCTGAGAACGGTGCTTTTGATTTCAAGTTGCTCACACATCGAGATAGTCTCACTGACGTGCATCAGCGGGCACGTGATACGCTTGAAGCGGTTGGATTGCTTGATAGCGCCGATGAGACAGCGGCTGACCTCCCGTATGGAGATAAGCGGCGCCTTGAGATTGGAATTGCACTTGCTGCGGAGCCAGATCTACTGTTAATGGATGAGCCAACGGCTGGAATGTCGCCTGAAGAGACAAACGCAACAGTCGAATTGATCGAGGAGGTAAAGCAAGCACTTGATCTTACATTCGTTCTTGTCGAACATGACATGGAAATCGTTTTCAATATTTCAGATCGGATTATTGTCCTCAATCGTGGACGGGTAATCGCGGAGGGTGCACCAGAGGATATTCGTGGAAATCCAGACGTTCAAGAAGCGTATCTTGGTGGTGCTGACCTATGA
- a CDS encoding branched-chain amino acid ABC transporter permease codes for MSDPDATSSDGATVVDDPQAPSLVERLQQFREREATVIGLTAIGVALFPWIFARAPVISDLLLGYQNLAALMLIWAIFAIGFDLLLGYTGLLSFGHAAFWGGGAYVAGIVSLRVSSDPIVMVAAGTIFAVLFAWVLGYLSLRRGGIYFSILTLAFAQMLYYMSAAPLASLTGGENGLTGIDVSPLFGSFHLESELPMLAGELLGTWMYAFVGVITVAAVGIAYRILNSPYGMVFRAIRENEQRAKFVGLNVWRYKLMAFIVSAGFAGIAGSLFTIHGSYVPLQSLFWTESGEIVIMVVLGGTASLFGPILGAGLYLYIENIVSGIQQLQVPFTDIVLINDFGTYWHLLLGLIFVVVIWTAPRGLWGGLSDLRIAVESRLRGEDR; via the coding sequence ATGAGTGATCCTGATGCAACAAGCAGTGACGGAGCAACAGTTGTTGATGACCCACAAGCTCCATCACTGGTCGAACGTCTCCAGCAGTTTCGTGAACGGGAAGCAACGGTCATCGGCTTGACTGCAATCGGAGTTGCGCTCTTTCCATGGATATTCGCGCGAGCACCTGTGATTAGTGACCTTCTTCTTGGATATCAAAATCTTGCTGCGTTGATGCTCATTTGGGCAATCTTCGCTATCGGGTTTGATCTCCTGTTGGGATACACTGGATTACTCTCATTTGGGCATGCTGCGTTTTGGGGTGGCGGCGCTTATGTTGCCGGCATCGTCTCACTTCGTGTATCAAGCGATCCAATTGTGATGGTCGCTGCAGGAACGATATTCGCAGTTCTGTTTGCATGGGTGCTTGGATATCTCTCACTTCGACGTGGAGGAATCTATTTCAGCATCCTCACGCTCGCGTTCGCACAGATGCTATACTATATGTCAGCCGCACCTCTCGCGTCATTGACTGGTGGTGAAAACGGTCTCACTGGCATTGATGTAAGTCCGTTGTTCGGGAGCTTTCATCTTGAATCAGAACTACCGATGCTCGCTGGAGAGTTACTTGGAACATGGATGTACGCCTTCGTCGGTGTCATTACGGTTGCTGCTGTCGGAATCGCCTATCGTATCTTGAATTCGCCATATGGAATGGTATTCCGAGCAATCCGTGAAAATGAACAACGAGCAAAATTTGTTGGATTGAACGTCTGGCGATATAAGCTGATGGCGTTCATCGTCTCTGCAGGGTTTGCAGGTATCGCTGGAAGTCTATTTACAATCCATGGGTCATATGTTCCACTACAGTCGCTATTTTGGACAGAATCCGGTGAGATCGTAATTATGGTCGTTCTTGGCGGGACTGCTTCACTCTTCGGTCCAATCCTTGGTGCTGGATTATATCTTTATATTGAGAATATTGTCAGTGGAATTCAACAATTGCAGGTGCCATTTACTGACATCGTGCTGATTAATGACTTTGGGACCTATTGGCATCTCCTATTAGGATTGATTTTCGTCGTTGTTATCTGGACAGCCCCGCGCGGACTGTGGGGTGGACTTTCAGACCTCCGTATAGCAGTCGAATCTCGACTCCGAGGTGAAGACCGATGA
- a CDS encoding branched-chain amino acid ABC transporter permease: protein MSLLADVMIILLNGLQQGAIYVLLAVGLSIILGTLKFVNFAHGALYVIGTYAGLLIALDVSLTSGKLQEWGFSTIGLDLGFFAALVFVPIVVFIIGVTMERFLAQSFYDRPDTDQILVTFGIAIVVQELFRVLFGSNSLPFNQPENVLAIGGFGGIPVSGPITLPIVGGFPRWRLWVIAITAVLVGIVYALVEYTDFGLIVRAGTRDAEMVRLLGVKIDRPYLVVFGIGAALAGVAGVVGGPLSVVNPTVGTNILVPAFLTVVIGGIGSITGAVAGGLLIGLVQATLIGLPSVTLGAFTLNFSPWSQVGLYAIAALVLLLRPQGILGSEEVAP from the coding sequence GTGAGTCTTCTCGCAGACGTCATGATCATACTGCTCAATGGGCTTCAACAGGGGGCAATATATGTTCTCCTCGCAGTTGGTCTCTCAATTATTCTCGGAACATTAAAATTCGTTAATTTTGCTCATGGGGCATTATATGTTATCGGGACATACGCCGGATTGTTGATTGCGCTTGATGTTTCACTCACTTCCGGGAAACTTCAAGAATGGGGATTTAGTACGATTGGATTGGATCTCGGGTTCTTTGCTGCATTGGTTTTCGTTCCAATTGTTGTATTCATCATTGGAGTTACGATGGAGCGGTTTCTCGCACAGTCGTTTTATGACCGTCCTGATACTGATCAGATCCTTGTGACATTTGGGATTGCAATTGTCGTTCAAGAATTGTTCCGCGTGCTTTTCGGTAGTAACAGCCTGCCATTCAATCAGCCAGAAAATGTGCTTGCAATCGGCGGGTTTGGAGGGATTCCGGTTTCAGGTCCAATTACGCTTCCGATAGTTGGAGGCTTTCCTCGATGGCGGCTATGGGTTATTGCGATCACTGCTGTGCTTGTTGGGATTGTCTATGCGCTTGTCGAATACACTGATTTTGGACTTATCGTCCGAGCCGGAACACGTGATGCAGAAATGGTCAGACTGCTTGGCGTGAAGATTGACCGACCATATTTAGTTGTGTTTGGAATTGGAGCAGCTCTTGCAGGTGTTGCTGGCGTGGTTGGCGGACCGCTTAGTGTTGTCAATCCAACGGTAGGGACGAATATTCTTGTTCCAGCGTTTCTCACCGTTGTTATTGGGGGTATTGGGAGTATTACTGGTGCTGTTGCCGGTGGGCTTCTCATTGGACTCGTTCAGGCGACACTTATTGGACTTCCATCAGTAACACTTGGGGCGTTTACACTCAATTTCTCTCCATGGTCACAGGTGGGATTGTATGCGATTGCAGCACTTGTGTTACTGTTGCGCCCACAGGGAATCCTCGGTAGTGAGGAGGTGGCACCATGA
- a CDS encoding substrate-binding protein → MVRDNDSLHRRDVLKAAGASTVGIAGLAGCAGGGGGGGDDSGDGGGESGSDDTSGDSSSEEYPALGNFPIDGDTATFGFNVPQSGPYASEGQDELRAYELAVQHLNNGGGWVDSQFDDLSGDGVLDFTIDYVDGDTATDADTARQSASRMIQRDNAVMISGGSSSAVAIAVQGLCQNENVPFMACLTHSNDTTGKDAARYGFREVFNAYMTGQALAPVVREEYGSDLSFYQLYADYSWGQTQQASMEQFMTDVAGWSQIDSVATPLGTTDFSNYLSGAQSESPDVLILNHYGLDGANSVQQAVDAGLDEEMEIMLPLYNRPMAQAAGGSIEDIFGTVAWTAQIDNTPSNEFTQVFQDEYDRIPSGVAQLAYAQTLQYAAAVERAGTFYPPEVIKQLEGYEYDNIGMGQELMRACDHQAQRDVPVVRGLPESEQSEGSFYEVVTVTSRDDVGYACDAGPAAEAELGPYE, encoded by the coding sequence ATGGTGCGAGATAATGATTCTCTCCATCGGCGTGATGTATTGAAAGCAGCAGGTGCGAGTACTGTTGGAATTGCTGGACTCGCCGGATGTGCTGGTGGCGGTGGCGGTGGTGGCGATGACAGCGGCGACGGTGGTGGTGAGTCAGGATCTGATGACACTTCAGGTGACAGCAGTAGTGAGGAGTACCCCGCACTTGGAAACTTCCCGATTGACGGTGATACCGCGACATTCGGGTTCAATGTCCCACAGTCAGGACCATACGCCTCAGAGGGACAGGATGAGCTTCGAGCATATGAGCTTGCGGTCCAACATCTGAATAACGGCGGAGGATGGGTTGACTCACAGTTTGATGACCTCTCTGGTGATGGAGTTCTTGACTTCACAATCGATTACGTCGACGGTGATACCGCAACAGACGCTGATACGGCTCGACAATCGGCTTCACGAATGATTCAGCGTGATAATGCTGTGATGATCAGTGGTGGATCATCCTCAGCAGTGGCTATTGCCGTCCAAGGACTCTGTCAAAATGAGAATGTGCCGTTCATGGCGTGTCTCACGCACTCGAACGATACGACTGGAAAGGATGCAGCTCGATATGGCTTCCGCGAAGTGTTTAATGCATACATGACTGGTCAGGCGCTTGCACCGGTCGTCAGGGAAGAATACGGGTCAGACCTCAGCTTCTATCAATTGTATGCTGATTACAGTTGGGGGCAAACTCAGCAAGCATCGATGGAGCAGTTCATGACAGATGTCGCCGGATGGTCACAAATTGATAGTGTGGCGACACCACTAGGAACAACTGACTTTTCGAATTACCTCTCAGGGGCTCAAAGCGAGAGCCCTGATGTTCTGATTTTGAACCACTACGGACTTGATGGTGCAAACTCAGTCCAGCAGGCTGTTGATGCTGGGCTTGATGAGGAAATGGAGATTATGCTCCCATTGTATAATCGTCCAATGGCACAGGCTGCAGGCGGTTCAATTGAAGATATCTTTGGAACGGTCGCATGGACAGCGCAGATTGATAACACGCCATCAAATGAGTTCACACAGGTTTTCCAAGATGAGTATGACCGGATTCCATCTGGAGTAGCCCAATTAGCATATGCGCAAACGCTACAGTATGCTGCTGCAGTCGAACGTGCTGGGACGTTCTACCCACCAGAAGTGATCAAGCAACTCGAAGGATACGAGTACGATAATATCGGTATGGGTCAAGAGTTGATGCGTGCATGCGATCATCAGGCACAACGAGATGTACCAGTTGTTCGTGGTCTGCCTGAAAGTGAGCAATCTGAGGGAAGTTTCTATGAAGTTGTCACGGTCACGAGTCGAGACGATGTTGGCTATGCTTGTGACGCCGGTCCTGCAGCCGAAGCAGAACTCGGTCCTTACGAATAA
- a CDS encoding GNAT family N-acetyltransferase, whose amino-acid sequence MDIRDATIEDIEEIRDVARESLAASYGHAIDDKVIDAAIEEWYSKDALTETLTTDDAVFVLAVDDGGPIGFAQSELITGREAIGYIDWLHVGPDHRGVGIGSQLLSRLRQALMNAGADRLEGRVLTENETGLGFYNDQGFSVAGKRTVTIRDETFTERVYSLFVDSTEEPAANKQQTEAGETVYIAYDETVRGSEAPFFAAYLDEDHEDRYGWFCGADESLDVAMDTMERIECTACGNQRRPVRWDAAYL is encoded by the coding sequence ATGGATATTCGTGATGCGACTATTGAAGACATTGAGGAGATTCGCGACGTCGCCCGCGAGTCACTTGCCGCCTCATATGGACATGCGATTGATGATAAAGTAATTGATGCTGCGATTGAAGAGTGGTATAGCAAAGATGCACTTACGGAAACGCTCACAACTGATGATGCGGTTTTTGTTCTTGCTGTCGACGATGGCGGACCAATCGGATTTGCACAAAGTGAACTCATTACCGGACGCGAGGCAATTGGATATATTGACTGGCTTCACGTTGGACCGGATCACCGTGGTGTGGGTATCGGCTCACAACTCCTCTCTCGACTTCGGCAGGCGCTGATGAATGCTGGTGCAGATCGACTTGAGGGTCGTGTTCTCACAGAAAATGAAACTGGTCTTGGATTTTATAACGATCAAGGATTCAGTGTTGCTGGGAAGCGAACAGTCACTATCCGTGATGAGACATTCACCGAGCGCGTCTATTCGCTCTTTGTCGACTCAACCGAAGAACCTGCAGCGAATAAACAGCAAACAGAAGCGGGTGAGACAGTATATATCGCATATGATGAGACTGTCCGTGGCTCAGAAGCCCCATTCTTTGCTGCGTATCTTGATGAAGATCATGAAGATCGCTACGGGTGGTTCTGTGGTGCTGATGAGAGTCTCGACGTTGCAATGGACACGATGGAGCGTATCGAATGTACTGCCTGTGGGAACCAACGTCGACCCGTCCGGTGGGACGCTGCATATCTGTGA
- a CDS encoding DsbA family protein, with protein MLCSNFTHEDNGHHTTDPHEHMNRRTFITSTGATTMFLTGCLSGNNEANSSNDTASSSGGQSINSHPAASNLAAQPRLGDLDESQHTIIAFKDPSCPRCRAFKESTVPEIKRQLIDPNKGAYILRNYPVVYPWGEPASQALEATLERSETAHWKLQNYYYDMQRDLSTENVHGKTQTFLESNTEVTASAVIADVKSDAYSDAVTADINAAERADLDGTTPSILLFRNGQYVTTAAGSISYDVIATALGEN; from the coding sequence ATGCTGTGCAGCAACTTCACACATGAGGACAACGGACATCATACCACAGACCCTCACGAGCATATGAACAGACGAACATTCATTACAAGCACCGGTGCAACGACAATGTTCCTTACCGGGTGTCTCAGTGGAAACAACGAGGCAAACTCATCGAACGATACCGCAAGCTCAAGCGGTGGGCAATCGATTAACTCACATCCAGCAGCGAGTAATCTCGCTGCACAACCACGACTAGGCGATCTTGATGAGTCTCAACATACAATCATCGCGTTCAAAGACCCATCCTGTCCACGATGTCGAGCATTCAAAGAATCAACTGTTCCAGAAATCAAACGCCAACTGATCGATCCAAACAAAGGGGCATACATACTCCGTAATTATCCAGTCGTCTATCCATGGGGAGAGCCTGCATCGCAAGCATTAGAAGCAACCCTCGAACGTTCGGAAACTGCTCATTGGAAATTGCAGAACTACTATTACGACATGCAGAGGGATCTCTCAACTGAGAACGTGCATGGGAAAACCCAAACATTTCTCGAATCAAACACGGAGGTCACTGCAAGCGCTGTAATTGCTGATGTCAAATCAGATGCATACAGCGACGCTGTCACAGCAGATATTAATGCTGCTGAAAGGGCTGACCTCGACGGGACGACGCCCTCGATTCTACTCTTTCGTAATGGACAGTACGTAACAACAGCAGCCGGAAGTATCAGTTACGATGTGATTGCAACAGCACTTGGAGAGAATTGA
- a CDS encoding class I SAM-dependent methyltransferase: MSDGIPCVRVPPTAGERTRTMLAEQGLIDTLYEIDTTEDYLYIPVVDSTAVPDQFDIVTHVVNTRDVSTSPADKLGFDPSYERLGEIIIIDEDNHEKAREVAKAIVESDIPVKTVLNRDSKVSGPHRTREWEVLAGEETETCHREYGYTFRLDIESVYFSPRLATERHRVITQVDAHDHVIDMFAGVGPFAVPMAARGADVVAAELNENAVEYLSINAEQNDVDDNFTIVSGDVRTLPDSYTDWADRLIMNLPHSADEFLETAIRLAGDECMIHYYDIQHEDTLYQPGIEAIQSAAEPNYKLTVETRHEVRSYAPHEYNICLDVRLQRR, from the coding sequence ATGTCTGATGGGATTCCCTGTGTTCGTGTGCCGCCGACCGCAGGTGAACGGACACGAACGATGCTTGCTGAACAGGGGCTTATTGATACACTTTATGAGATTGACACAACAGAGGATTATTTGTACATACCTGTTGTCGACTCAACAGCCGTACCAGATCAGTTTGATATTGTGACGCATGTAGTGAACACTCGCGACGTCTCAACAAGCCCCGCGGATAAACTTGGCTTCGACCCATCATACGAGAGACTTGGTGAGATTATTATTATCGATGAAGACAATCATGAAAAAGCGCGTGAAGTGGCTAAGGCAATTGTTGAATCCGATATTCCAGTCAAAACGGTTCTCAATCGGGACTCGAAGGTGTCTGGACCTCATCGGACCCGTGAATGGGAGGTTCTTGCTGGCGAGGAGACAGAGACATGTCATCGGGAGTATGGATATACGTTCAGATTAGATATCGAATCAGTATACTTCTCACCACGGCTTGCGACTGAGCGTCATCGCGTGATTACCCAGGTTGATGCTCATGATCATGTGATTGATATGTTTGCCGGCGTCGGCCCATTTGCAGTTCCAATGGCTGCTCGTGGTGCCGATGTTGTTGCCGCAGAACTGAACGAAAATGCAGTCGAGTACCTATCAATAAACGCAGAGCAAAATGATGTTGATGATAATTTTACCATCGTTTCCGGAGATGTCCGGACATTGCCTGATTCGTATACAGACTGGGCTGATCGATTGATAATGAATCTCCCACATAGCGCTGATGAGTTCCTGGAAACGGCTATCAGGCTTGCTGGCGATGAGTGTATGATACATTATTATGATATCCAGCATGAGGATACACTTTATCAACCTGGGATTGAGGCGATTCAGTCAGCCGCAGAGCCAAATTATAAACTGACTGTTGAGACACGCCACGAAGTCCGATCATATGCTCCTCATGAGTATAACATTTGTCTTGATGTGCGGTTGCAGAGACGCTAA
- a CDS encoding transcription initiation factor IIB — protein MSDSLHARTRETEDDEQSDGRTWRDHSTTSERRGTRNSSKTTGSDESTTEQTSDESSTVEETVHCPECESTELITDDERGETVCADCGLVVDEDSIDRGPEWRAFDSAERDQKSRVGAPTTKLMHDKGLSTNIGWQDKDAYGNSLSSTQRQKMQRLRTWNERFRTRDSKERNLKQALGEIDRMASALGLPESVRETASVIYRRALDEDLLPGRSIEGISTAALHAAARMAQVPRSIDEVARVSRVDEDEFERAYRYIVRELSLEIQPADPAEYVPRFASDLEVPKETERTARELLESAKRQNVHSGKSPVGLAAAALYASAQLTNDELTQADVSEVTDISEVTIRNRYQELLEAWDNRSNGSGADAASA, from the coding sequence ATGAGTGACTCCCTTCACGCGCGCACGCGCGAGACTGAGGACGATGAGCAAAGTGATGGTCGTACGTGGCGAGATCATAGTACGACATCTGAACGCCGAGGTACGCGGAATAGCTCGAAAACTACCGGATCAGATGAATCGACAACAGAACAAACTAGCGATGAATCCTCAACAGTTGAGGAGACAGTCCATTGTCCAGAGTGTGAGTCGACAGAACTGATCACCGATGATGAGCGTGGTGAGACAGTCTGTGCAGACTGTGGACTTGTTGTTGATGAGGATTCAATTGATCGTGGACCAGAGTGGCGCGCTTTCGATAGTGCTGAGCGTGATCAAAAGTCTCGTGTTGGTGCTCCAACGACGAAATTGATGCATGACAAGGGGCTCTCGACAAACATTGGCTGGCAAGACAAAGACGCATACGGAAACTCCCTGTCATCAACGCAGCGACAGAAGATGCAACGGCTTCGAACATGGAATGAGCGGTTCCGGACTCGTGACTCAAAAGAACGGAACCTCAAGCAGGCACTTGGCGAGATTGACCGAATGGCCTCTGCGCTTGGACTTCCAGAGAGCGTTCGTGAAACTGCATCTGTCATTTACCGTCGAGCCCTTGATGAGGATCTTCTACCTGGTCGATCGATTGAAGGCATTTCCACAGCGGCATTGCACGCCGCCGCACGAATGGCACAAGTCCCACGAAGTATCGATGAAGTCGCTCGCGTCTCTCGGGTTGATGAGGATGAATTTGAACGAGCATATCGATATATTGTCCGTGAACTCTCATTAGAGATTCAACCGGCTGATCCTGCCGAGTATGTCCCCCGGTTTGCTTCTGATCTTGAAGTGCCGAAGGAGACCGAACGGACGGCTCGAGAATTACTCGAAAGCGCAAAACGTCAAAATGTGCATTCCGGAAAGTCACCGGTTGGACTTGCTGCAGCAGCTCTGTATGCATCCGCACAATTGACAAATGATGAACTCACGCAAGCTGATGTGAGTGAGGTAACAGACATCTCAGAGGTAACCATTCGAAACCGATATCAAGAGTTGCTCGAGGCATGGGATAACCGATCCAATGGATCCGGTGCTGACGCGGCGAGTGCATAA